The Bacteroidia bacterium DNA window GTAATGCAAGACAAATTAAAAGCATCAGAACAAAACTATCGCCTTTTATTTGACAAAAGTCCTATTGCCAAAATTATTTTTGATAAAGACACTTTTCAAATTTTAGCAGTTAACCAAAAAACGTGTGAGCTTTTGGGATACACAGAAGAAGAGCTACGCCGTATGACCGTACTACAAATCAGAGATGAAGCAGCACAAAATGTATTAAAAGAAGATTTCAGTGCTCCTGAAAAATACTCACAAAAACGCGTAAGGTGTATATTAAGTAAAACGGGTCAGGAGATTATCGTAGAAACATTTGCTCACCCAATTATCTTTGAAGATAAACCTGCTATCATGAGTGTAATTATTGATATTACAGAGCAGGCTAAAGCTAAACAAGCTTATTTAGAAACCGAAAAGCGATATCGTAATTTATTTGAGCACAACTTAATTGGCGTATTTCGCTCTAAGTTAGATGGCACAATCATAGATACTAATGTTACTTTTGCCAATCTTTTAGGCTATACTATAGAGGAACTTTTAAAGATCAATGCCAAAGAACTTTACTACTACGAAGGTGATAGAGATATATACATACAGAACTTAAAAAAATATGGAAAAATAGAAAATTATGAAGTAATTCTAAAACATAAAACAGGGCGTATTGTGTACATTGTAGAAAATGTAATCCTAACTTGTGTAGATGAGGAATGTATTTTAGAGGGTACAGTCATGGATATTACAGAGCGCAAACTGAATGAGCAAAAAATTCAGCAACTTTTACAAGCATCACTTAAAACACAGCAAAGGTTAAACTATATTATAGAACATTCTCCTCTACCTATCATTGAATGGGATGAAAATAAAAAAATTGTCTTATGGAATCCTGCTGCGGAAAAGCTTTTCGGATATTCCAAAGAGGAAGTCATGGGAAAAACCACTAAAATGATTATTGCACCCAAAGACATTCAAAAAGCAAGAGAAAATACGAATATCTTGTATAAGCAACACCAATCGCACACTACGTTACTACTTAATAATATCACTAAACAAGGAGAAGAAATAACTTGCTTATGGTCAAATGCTTTAATCAGAGATGAACAAGGCAATATAAAAGGAGTAGTTTCGATTGCACAAGATATTACACAACAACTAAAAGCACAACGTGCTTTACAACAAAGAGAACATCTCTTATCCCTAGTTTACGATACCGCAACCTCTGCTATATGCGTTTTGAATGAAGAAGGTATATTCCAAAAAGTTAATAAAGCCTTTACAGAAATTACAGGATACCAAGAGCAAGAAGTGTTAAACAAACCCTTTATCAGTATTTTAAAAGAAAAAGACCAGGCTTTGGCTCAAGCTCACCAACTAAAAATTATTTATGGCTTAGTACATAAGCTCAGAAACTGGCAAATTTGTACAAAAGATGGCGAACTCCGAGATGTGTATATTGTATCAAAAGATGTTAAGTTAGAAGATGGTTCTACTTTAGTAGTTACTACTTTTACCGATATTACAGCTATCAAAAAAACAGAATTTCTTCTGAAACAGAGCGAAGCGAAATACAAAAACTTATTTGAAAACTCAATTGTAGGTATTTTTAGAACAAGCTTAGATGGTAAAGTTTTAGAAGCAAACCAGAAGGCAAAGGAAATTTTTGGATGGGAGAATACTAATGAAATCAATATACCTAATGATGTCTATGTTTATCCTGAGGATAGAGATAAACTATTAAGCGAGCTTACTTCCAAAGGAGTTGTAGAAAATTATGAAATTTTAGCAAAAAAACGGAATGGGCAGCAAATTTGGATCTCCATATCTGCTCGTTTTTACCCTGAATATAACTGGATTGAGGGGGCTTGCATGGATATTACTGAAGCTAAAAATAACCTAATTGCTTTACAAAAAGCAAATTTTGAGCTAGATAGCTTCACTTACAGAGCTTCGCACGACCTAAAAGCCCCTTTGCGCTCTATTTTGGGGATTATCAATTTAGCCAAAGAGGAGCAACTTTCGCCTGAAGTAGCACACTACTTTGATTTAATTGAAAAAAGCGTTATGCGATTGGATAACTTTGTTGTAGATCTTTTAGCTCTATCTCGAAACAATCGCACTGAGCTAGAGGTAAGACCCGTAGATTGGCAGGAACAAATTAAAAGCTGCTTAGAAGGATTAGCATACATGGATAATTTTCAAAAAACGGATATTCAAGTTGAAGTTAATCAGAAAGAAGAGTTTTATTCCGACCCTACCCGAATTGGTTTAATTCTTAATAATCTTATTGCAAATGCCATTAAATATCAACCTAAAAAAGCAGAACATCAACCAAAGGTTTATATTCAAGTGAACATATTTAAACATCACGCTATTTTTACAGTGGAAGATAATGGCGAAGGTATACCCTACGAGTATCAAAACAAAGTATTTGACATGTTTTTTAGGGCATCTACCACTTCCGAAGGTTCAGGATTAGGATTGTATATAGTCAAAAGTGCAGTAGAAAAATTAGGAGGTAAGATTGAAATGCAATCTAAACCTAATGTTGGTACCAAATTTACCATAACCTTACCTAACTTACAGACAATATCGGCACAGTAGGAACCTAAAGGAAATTCAGCAACGTTTTTTAGTATATTTGTTCTATGAAGATTTGTACCCAGTGTGAACTACCTATATCTGATGGCGCAGCGATTGTTAAGGAAATACGTGGTGAAAAATTATCTTTTTGTTGCTCGGGATGCAGCCTAACTTATTCTATCACAGGAGAAAAGGGACAAGAAGGTATCTCAATGTTATATGTCGCCAAAATGGCACTAGGCGGCTTTTTTGCAATGAATGTAATGATGCTCAGCTTTTTGACGTATTCATCTGATTTTACACAAGCTTTACAAATAGACAACCTTCATAATCTTAACAACTGGTTACAGTTGATATTAGCAACCCCCGTTATACTCATTTTGGGCATACCATACTTACGTTCAGCTATCCAAAACCGCAGGTTTGATACAGATACTCTTATTGCCATAGGTACATTTACTGCGTTCTTTTTCAGTATTTACCAAATTTTTATAGAAGGCAAAGTGTATTTTGACACCGCTTGTATGATACTTTTCTTAGTAACCACAGGGCGTTTATTAGAGTCTTCGGGCAAAGCACGGGCAGCACGAGTATTAGAAAAACTAAAAGTAAGCTTACCCGATACGGTTATCCAAATCCAAAACGACCAAGAAATAGAGGTACCCCTACAAAATATAAACACAGGGGATATTATCAAGGTCAAAACAGGTCAGCGAATTCCTGCTGATGGAACAGTATTATGGGAAACAGTAGCCGTCAACGAAGCAATGTTTACAGGCGAGTCCAAATGGATAGAAAAAGCTCCTAACAGTAAAGTCTATGCAGGTACTATTGTAGTAGATGGCATACTTACCATGAAAGTAGAACAGATAGGGGAACAAACAGCACTAGCGCATATACAAAGACTCTCTCAAATGGCAAAGCTAAGAGAAACACGTTTGCAAAAATTAGTAGATAAAATTGCATCGTATTTCACGCCAACAGTTCTTATCATTGCCTTATTTACTTTTCTGGGCTGGTGGTTTATAGAAAAAAATCCTGTTAAAGGTTTTGAAAGCGCCTTAGCCGTTTTGATTGTAGCTTGCCCTTGTGCATTAGGTTTAGCTACACCCATTGCGCAGTATCTTGCTCTCTCTAAAACAGCTGAAATTGGCGTTATTGTCCAAGATCTAGACGTTTTAGATAAACTTCACCTTGCTAAACGAATTTACTATGACAAAACAGGTACAATTACCGAAGCAAAATTTACTTTACATAAAGAAGTATGGCTCAAAGATAAGTTCACTTTTCTGCCCTATTTGCTAGCTATTGAACAGCAAACCAACCACCCTTTGGCTAAGGCTATTTTAGACCACTATAAGAAAATAGACCTA harbors:
- a CDS encoding PAS domain S-box protein, with protein sequence MKNTILNPFLIISLCFGLFALSTVFLIGISKTYFYILGCALVIAIFFSLFLHYYIKKYQIDLSVKRQEIDSLLKYSPFVIYISDENGYTELTSKSLFEWMDVDFEKLKKEYGYWYSFIHPDDVERVKQTYNQKEIGKNYKIEYRVRFKDGNYYWISDEYQYVRYTDGSIHIFGFIKNIHHEKILKIEQERIEKEAREKEIKFQVLAGKLPMGMLMSRKNVGLIYINEQAKINRGLPLNTTAQEVQDYFLKGIYQFVHPEDVERVFQKKSEIENLLSKGETFVSFKRMRKLNSNEYRWYRSYIISAKDSLGEYIFEIEQDIHDEYVMQDKLKASEQNYRLLFDKSPIAKIIFDKDTFQILAVNQKTCELLGYTEEELRRMTVLQIRDEAAQNVLKEDFSAPEKYSQKRVRCILSKTGQEIIVETFAHPIIFEDKPAIMSVIIDITEQAKAKQAYLETEKRYRNLFEHNLIGVFRSKLDGTIIDTNVTFANLLGYTIEELLKINAKELYYYEGDRDIYIQNLKKYGKIENYEVILKHKTGRIVYIVENVILTCVDEECILEGTVMDITERKLNEQKIQQLLQASLKTQQRLNYIIEHSPLPIIEWDENKKIVLWNPAAEKLFGYSKEEVMGKTTKMIIAPKDIQKARENTNILYKQHQSHTTLLLNNITKQGEEITCLWSNALIRDEQGNIKGVVSIAQDITQQLKAQRALQQREHLLSLVYDTATSAICVLNEEGIFQKVNKAFTEITGYQEQEVLNKPFISILKEKDQALAQAHQLKIIYGLVHKLRNWQICTKDGELRDVYIVSKDVKLEDGSTLVVTTFTDITAIKKTEFLLKQSEAKYKNLFENSIVGIFRTSLDGKVLEANQKAKEIFGWENTNEINIPNDVYVYPEDRDKLLSELTSKGVVENYEILAKKRNGQQIWISISARFYPEYNWIEGACMDITEAKNNLIALQKANFELDSFTYRASHDLKAPLRSILGIINLAKEEQLSPEVAHYFDLIEKSVMRLDNFVVDLLALSRNNRTELEVRPVDWQEQIKSCLEGLAYMDNFQKTDIQVEVNQKEEFYSDPTRIGLILNNLIANAIKYQPKKAEHQPKVYIQVNIFKHHAIFTVEDNGEGIPYEYQNKVFDMFFRASTTSEGSGLGLYIVKSAVEKLGGKIEMQSKPNVGTKFTITLPNLQTISAQ
- a CDS encoding cation-translocating P-type ATPase — encoded protein: MKICTQCELPISDGAAIVKEIRGEKLSFCCSGCSLTYSITGEKGQEGISMLYVAKMALGGFFAMNVMMLSFLTYSSDFTQALQIDNLHNLNNWLQLILATPVILILGIPYLRSAIQNRRFDTDTLIAIGTFTAFFFSIYQIFIEGKVYFDTACMILFLVTTGRLLESSGKARAARVLEKLKVSLPDTVIQIQNDQEIEVPLQNINTGDIIKVKTGQRIPADGTVLWETVAVNEAMFTGESKWIEKAPNSKVYAGTIVVDGILTMKVEQIGEQTALAHIQRLSQMAKLRETRLQKLVDKIASYFTPTVLIIALFTFLGWWFIEKNPVKGFESALAVLIVACPCALGLATPIAQYLALSKTAEIGVIVQDLDVLDKLHLAKRIYYDKTGTITEAKFTLHKEVWLKDKFTFLPYLLAIEQQTNHPLAKAILDHYKKIDLTLPNLENVQSHVGKGVTAYFGGKEILCGSEKFCVEKGIEINKTIFDQPEDLPTVYFAVDKNLVAVFTFEDKIRDDFRVFQEKIHELYIEEVILTGDHEKSARRVAQQLNIRKYRHSLLPQDKLDILKQDKEVHIMLADGINDAPALAQAEIGVAVSKAEDIAKQSADIILMGDLLQLIELIRLSKFVRGIVRSNLFWAFFYNIIAIGLAVMGYINPVFSAIAMVASSLFVLVNSNRIYHWS